The stretch of DNA GCAGTCTCCACGATCACATGATCGCCGACCTTCACCTTATAATTCTTAGGATTAAAATAATAAATCTTACCAACGTTACGAAATCTGACTCCAACTACCTTTTCCATTCTATTTCTCCCTAATTGTCAGGAACAGGAGCTCCAGGGCAAGTTCGAGATTAACATTGGCACGGAGACGCACCTTCGTCTTCTCCAGTGCCTCAAGGATTTTTTCGATATTCTCATAAGAACGCTCGCTGGCCTGCTCTCTGATAAAATTAATCTCCTGTTTAAAAACCAGGTTGTCAATTTCCCTTGTTGCCTTAAACATCAGAACATCGCGGAACCAGAACTGGAAAATATCCAGATAATCATTGATATTATTCTTATCAGCAGTCAAAGTCTTGATCGCCTCTGTCAGCTCATAAACCTCCATGGAATTGGCATATTTCAAAATCTTCAGGGCATTGGCAGTCATATCCGCAAACTCCTGAGAAGTAGCAGCCTCCTTCGCCTTGCCGATACTGCCCTGCGCATAAGACGCATCGATCTCAGCCTGATAATCCGGCACCTGAAGATGCTCCATCAGATATTCCTTCACAAGACTGTCATCCACCACCTTCAGATCCAGACGCACACATCTGGAACGGATCGTAGGAAGAAGACTGTCGATATTGCTTGT from Blautia sp. SC05B48 encodes:
- the holB gene encoding DNA polymerase III subunit delta', producing the protein MAGFHDIIGHDDIIRHLKNAIETGKVSHSYIFTGEPGSGKKLLAGTFAAALQCESGESEPCMTCDSCKKVIGKNHPDIITVTHEKPGSISIDEVRDQVVRDVDIKPYCSPYKIYIIPDAEMMTVQAQNAILKTIEEPPEYAVIMLLTSNIDSLLPTIRSRCVRLDLKVVDDSLVKEYLMEHLQVPDYQAEIDASYAQGSIGKAKEAATSQEFADMTANALKILKYANSMEVYELTEAIKTLTADKNNINDYLDIFQFWFRDVLMFKATREIDNLVFKQEINFIREQASERSYENIEKILEALEKTKVRLRANVNLELALELLFLTIREK